In Romboutsia lituseburensis, a genomic segment contains:
- a CDS encoding S41 family peptidase, with translation MKKKALFLVIIFIFIIALGSYTYSNTNELSNTEKVEDFNYMYNTIKNGYPYLDVNKRRNNIEWLENKDKYIKRIENTKSDQAFIEEMSSILSDLNNRHTEIIDNKKRYELFKKSYSNNNSYDFLNNSKVVDRYNSIKPKIEISKETFLKKELILKDAIKNKVGYIYLPSMASKNGSIETDLDMIGDYINTLGNHKALIIDIRGNLGGSDKYWQGIVSKLTKDEIKVNGYRVYRNNSEIIKKYTNAKNIKLQPIKSLPMNVKNNAPEEVLGKFSNFENTLYDIKSNPNLKFKGNIYLLVDEKVYSSSEAFAIFCKETEFATLIGKTTGGDGGVIDPVLFDLKNSGLIVRMASCMYLNKDGICDEEFKTTPDFKIEDSKRTSDYEDDNCIKKVLEIENIA, from the coding sequence ATGAAAAAGAAAGCATTATTTTTAGTAATTATTTTTATATTTATAATAGCATTAGGAAGTTACACTTATTCTAATACTAATGAATTATCTAATACAGAAAAGGTAGAAGACTTTAACTATATGTACAATACTATAAAAAATGGATATCCTTATCTTGATGTAAATAAAAGACGTAATAATATAGAGTGGTTAGAAAATAAGGATAAATATATAAAAAGAATTGAAAATACTAAAAGTGACCAAGCATTTATAGAAGAAATGTCATCTATATTATCAGACTTGAACAATAGACATACTGAAATAATAGATAATAAAAAGAGATATGAACTTTTTAAGAAGTCATATTCAAATAATAATTCATATGACTTTCTTAATAATAGTAAGGTAGTAGATAGATACAATTCTATAAAACCCAAGATAGAAATATCAAAAGAAACTTTTTTAAAAAAAGAATTAATTTTAAAAGATGCAATTAAAAATAAGGTAGGATACATATATTTACCATCAATGGCATCTAAGAATGGATCTATAGAAACAGATTTAGACATGATTGGAGATTATATTAATACATTAGGTAATCATAAAGCTTTAATTATTGATATAAGAGGAAATTTAGGGGGAAGCGATAAATATTGGCAAGGAATAGTATCTAAGCTTACAAAAGATGAAATTAAAGTAAATGGTTATAGAGTTTATAGAAACAATAGTGAGATAATTAAAAAATATACTAATGCAAAAAATATAAAGCTACAACCTATAAAAAGTTTACCTATGAATGTAAAAAATAATGCTCCAGAGGAAGTCTTAGGAAAGTTTAGCAATTTTGAAAATACACTGTATGATATAAAGTCAAATCCTAATTTAAAGTTTAAAGGCAATATTTATTTACTTGTAGATGAAAAAGTATATTCATCATCAGAGGCATTTGCTATATTCTGTAAGGAAACTGAATTTGCTACACTAATAGGAAAAACTACAGGAGGAGACGGAGGGGTGATAGATCCTGTATTATTTGATTTAAAAAATAGTGGACTAATAGTCAGAATGGCAAGCTGCATGTATTTAAATAAAGATGGAATATGTGATGAAGAATTTAAAACTACTCCAGATTTTAAAATAGAAGATTCTAAAAGAACCTCGGATTATGAAGATGATAATTGCATAAAAAAGGTATTAGAGATTGAAAATATAGCATAA
- a CDS encoding glycosyltransferase, giving the protein MKKILRNSLLSLFVLILILTPIKSQALENFTSKDLQYSKSCCDLRMLQRRLWIDHVSWTRNTIVSDLSSLEDKGLVLERLLKNQDDIGNSIKPYYGEEAGNKLALLLREHINLAVQVTDAAKNGNKENLKKYNKLWYENADNIAKFLSSANPNYSYETLKDMLYKHLQFVTDQVVARLNNDWNADIQAYDKGEDHMIMFADVITDGIIKQFPQKFK; this is encoded by the coding sequence ATGAAAAAAATTTTAAGAAATTCATTATTATCATTATTTGTGTTAATTCTTATTCTAACTCCGATTAAAAGTCAAGCTTTAGAAAACTTCACTTCTAAAGACCTACAGTATAGTAAATCTTGTTGTGATTTAAGAATGCTACAAAGAAGGTTATGGATAGATCATGTTTCATGGACTAGAAATACGATTGTAAGCGATTTATCTTCACTTGAAGATAAGGGACTTGTATTAGAAAGATTGCTTAAAAACCAAGATGATATCGGAAATTCAATTAAACCATATTACGGAGAAGAAGCTGGAAATAAACTTGCTTTATTGTTAAGAGAGCATATAAACCTTGCTGTCCAAGTAACTGATGCTGCTAAAAATGGAAATAAAGAAAATCTAAAAAAATACAATAAGTTATGGTATGAAAATGCAGATAATATAGCTAAATTTTTAAGTTCTGCTAATCCTAACTATTCGTATGAAACTCTAAAAGACATGCTATATAAGCATTTACAATTTGTTACAGATCAAGTTGTTGCCAGATTAAATAATGATTGGAATGCAGATATACAAGCCTATGATAAAGGTGAAGATCATATGATTATGTTTGCTGATGTTATTACAGATGGTATAATAAAACAATTCCCTCAAAAATTCAAATAA
- a CDS encoding FAD-dependent oxidoreductase, with protein sequence MLKQNIIKNMENIVNECIGDADAGCVATCPMHTDAKEYIRLIREDKGFEAIKVIREDLFIPGTLGRICAHPCESKCKINEINSPMSIAGLKRYAADNFDREEDWDLSVKPSNGKTIAIIGAGPSGLQAALELQREGFDVTVFEKLPVRGGMMAVGIPEYRLPRNILEKEISYLDKLGVKFKLNCEIGKDIDFKEVVNSYDSVIVAVGKHQGSVDRSLKNSNAKGIFSAAEYTKEAAITRDVKEAGNKVLVVGGGDVAMDCARISKRLEQVREVYSICLEDSFNTMNASNHEIIGAIDEEIKFNHGQAIKEIIVDENNRVSKVILKKCISIFNENGAFSPTFDENESKELEVDTIVFAIGQGVEGSFANGILTQMPNTNFECDKLTLQSKANEKVFIAGDASGESVIVVQAMATGRRAAESVKRFLSNESLTEGRKLEDTSSYETKLKREVDWTDISERRYSMAESDKSIRVKSFDEVSLGYTKEEALKEANRCRQCECKLCMKECIMMNEYTDCPKTLFKKYLNKGYENMDKMIAFSCNDCSQCTIKCPKDLNLRENFIAIKDQYIVDNNDQQVIELLKPFDKSQEMECSEEYSTTVLAQDKKTKYLFVPGCTVPAYSPSVVESTLKHLKSNLDGEVGALLQCCGKVTKLIGEDKSFKKRNKMAIDAINETNADVIITICPSCYNVYNETSDKKVISYWDLMKEKIGIPEVQKGVGTSSDVIFNIHDSCVTRNVKSHHENVRWILDELGYKYEEMQNNKENTRCCGVGGMVCSSNPQLYEKLYTRRANDCTQENVLTYCGSCRGTMEASGKDALHILNLIHEGTYTKDMAKKRGYTSEEEMWKNRLETKNRLDKMK encoded by the coding sequence ATGTTAAAACAAAACATAATAAAAAATATGGAAAATATAGTGAATGAATGTATAGGTGATGCAGATGCAGGTTGTGTAGCTACATGTCCTATGCATACAGATGCTAAAGAATATATAAGATTAATAAGAGAAGATAAGGGATTTGAAGCCATAAAAGTTATAAGAGAAGATTTGTTTATACCAGGAACTTTAGGTAGAATATGTGCTCATCCTTGTGAAAGTAAGTGTAAAATTAATGAGATAAATTCTCCAATGTCAATTGCAGGACTTAAAAGATATGCAGCTGATAATTTTGATAGAGAAGAAGATTGGGATTTATCGGTTAAGCCATCAAATGGAAAAACTATAGCGATAATAGGTGCTGGTCCATCAGGGCTTCAAGCAGCACTTGAACTTCAAAGAGAAGGATTTGATGTTACTGTATTTGAAAAGCTACCTGTTAGAGGTGGTATGATGGCAGTTGGGATACCTGAATACAGATTACCAAGAAATATTTTAGAAAAAGAAATAAGTTATTTAGATAAATTAGGAGTTAAGTTCAAGTTAAACTGTGAAATAGGAAAAGATATAGATTTTAAAGAAGTAGTAAATTCATATGACAGTGTTATAGTTGCAGTTGGTAAGCATCAAGGTAGTGTTGATAGAAGTTTAAAAAACTCTAATGCTAAAGGAATATTCTCAGCAGCAGAATACACTAAAGAAGCTGCAATTACAAGAGATGTAAAAGAAGCTGGGAATAAAGTGTTAGTAGTTGGTGGTGGAGATGTAGCAATGGACTGTGCTAGAATCTCTAAAAGACTTGAACAAGTTAGAGAAGTATACTCTATATGTCTAGAAGATAGTTTTAATACTATGAATGCATCAAATCATGAGATAATAGGTGCAATAGATGAAGAAATAAAGTTTAACCATGGTCAAGCTATAAAAGAAATAATAGTAGATGAAAATAATAGAGTAAGTAAAGTAATACTTAAAAAATGTATATCTATATTTAATGAAAATGGAGCTTTCAGCCCTACATTTGATGAAAATGAAAGTAAAGAATTAGAAGTAGATACTATAGTTTTTGCTATAGGACAAGGTGTAGAGGGAAGCTTTGCAAATGGTATATTAACTCAAATGCCTAACACTAATTTTGAGTGTGATAAATTAACACTACAATCTAAAGCTAATGAAAAAGTATTTATAGCAGGAGATGCTTCTGGAGAATCCGTAATAGTTGTACAAGCTATGGCGACAGGAAGAAGAGCAGCAGAATCAGTTAAGAGATTTTTAAGTAATGAATCTTTAACAGAAGGTAGAAAACTAGAAGACACTTCTAGCTATGAGACTAAGTTAAAAAGAGAAGTAGACTGGACTGATATTAGTGAAAGAAGATATTCTATGGCTGAATCAGACAAATCTATAAGAGTTAAATCTTTTGATGAAGTATCGCTTGGATATACAAAAGAAGAGGCTTTAAAAGAGGCTAATAGATGTAGACAGTGTGAATGTAAATTATGTATGAAAGAATGTATAATGATGAATGAATATACAGATTGTCCAAAAACTTTATTTAAAAAATATTTAAATAAAGGCTATGAAAATATGGATAAAATGATAGCATTCTCATGTAATGATTGTAGCCAATGTACTATTAAGTGTCCTAAAGATTTAAACTTAAGAGAAAACTTTATAGCTATTAAAGATCAATATATAGTAGATAACAATGATCAACAAGTTATAGAATTGTTAAAGCCTTTTGATAAATCACAGGAAATGGAATGTAGTGAGGAGTACTCAACTACTGTTTTAGCACAAGATAAAAAAACAAAATATTTATTTGTACCTGGATGTACAGTTCCAGCTTATAGTCCTTCAGTTGTAGAAAGTACCCTTAAGCATCTAAAATCAAATTTAGATGGAGAGGTTGGAGCATTATTACAATGTTGCGGTAAAGTAACTAAATTAATTGGAGAAGATAAAAGCTTTAAGAAAAGAAATAAGATGGCTATAGATGCTATAAATGAAACTAATGCAGATGTTATAATTACAATATGTCCTTCTTGTTATAATGTTTATAATGAAACATCTGATAAGAAAGTTATATCGTACTGGGATTTAATGAAAGAAAAAATAGGTATACCAGAAGTTCAAAAAGGCGTAGGCACTAGTTCAGATGTAATATTTAATATACATGATTCTTGTGTAACTAGAAATGTTAAATCACATCATGAAAATGTTAGGTGGATATTAGATGAATTAGGTTATAAGTATGAAGAAATGCAAAATAACAAAGAAAATACAAGATGTTGTGGTGTTGGAGGTATGGTTTGTAGCTCAAATCCTCAATTATATGAGAAACTATATACAAGAAGAGCGAATGATTGTACTCAAGAAAATGTATTGACTTATTGTGGTTCTTGTAGAGGAACTATGGAAGCATCAGGAAAAGATGCACTTCATATACTAAATTTAATACATGAAGGAACATATACTAAAGATATGGCTAAGAAAAGAGGATACACATCTGAAGAAGAGATGTGGAAAAATAGATTAGAAACTAAAAATAGGCTTGATAAAATGAAATAG
- a CDS encoding BlaI/MecI/CopY family transcriptional regulator, translating into MRDIKLSDSEMKFMNLIWDNAPINSTELVKLVESSLGWKKLTIYTVLKRM; encoded by the coding sequence ATGAGAGATATAAAATTATCAGATTCAGAAATGAAATTTATGAATTTAATATGGGATAATGCACCAATCAATTCTACAGAGTTAGTAAAGCTAGTAGAATCTAGTTTAGGATGGAAAAAATTAACTATATATACTGTACTAAAAAGGATGTAA
- a CDS encoding FUSC family protein, which translates to MNLKPNNKNIFPKIGMRTIKTGIGVMLSVLFGELGIVNDSIFTVSASVVSMKNTVKSSFLEGLMRIAGTILGGICGYLMIMYLGKSSILIGLGVIFIIYLCILLRIQDSVAIATLTFASIVVGSGSSDPLSYSIGRTFDTLVGVIIALVVNYSLRRKRYIEKIQFNFHELEDLYINLVKDIISNIEYNRLEELSDILTSLQLTHKNYIDEGNYSIYTFDKEKLEAILKECEELYYHMYGLSIQKQNLMVSKHLAKELYTYGINVINNYVISDDGNLILEYHMSEILKIIELREDSED; encoded by the coding sequence TTGAATTTAAAACCTAACAACAAAAACATATTTCCTAAAATAGGTATGAGGACTATCAAAACAGGTATAGGTGTTATGCTATCTGTTCTCTTTGGAGAACTTGGGATAGTTAATGATTCTATTTTTACAGTTTCAGCAAGTGTTGTATCAATGAAAAACACTGTAAAAAGTTCATTTTTAGAAGGTTTAATGAGAATTGCTGGAACAATTTTAGGTGGTATCTGTGGTTATTTAATGATAATGTATTTAGGTAAATCCTCTATACTTATCGGTCTTGGAGTAATATTCATAATATATTTATGTATATTATTACGAATACAAGATTCGGTTGCAATAGCTACATTGACATTTGCATCCATAGTAGTTGGTTCAGGATCATCTGACCCTCTTTCTTATTCCATTGGAAGAACCTTCGATACACTAGTTGGCGTAATTATAGCATTAGTTGTAAATTACAGTCTTAGGAGAAAAAGATATATCGAGAAAATACAATTTAACTTTCATGAGTTGGAAGATCTTTATATAAATTTAGTAAAAGATATAATTTCAAATATAGAATATAATAGATTAGAAGAATTATCAGATATTTTAACAAGTTTACAATTAACTCATAAAAACTATATAGATGAAGGAAATTATTCTATTTATACATTTGATAAGGAAAAACTTGAAGCAATACTGAAAGAATGTGAAGAATTATATTATCATATGTATGGTTTAAGTATACAAAAACAAAACTTAATGGTATCCAAACACTTAGCAAAAGAACTATATACTTATGGTATCAATGTCATAAATAATTATGTTATATCTGATGATGGTAATTTGATTTTAGAATATCACATGAGTGAAATATTAAAAATTATAGAACTAAGAGAAGATAGTGAGGATTAA
- a CDS encoding SH3 domain-containing protein encodes MRKNKNIKTSLILTIGLAVGGLYTSTHTVHAVEREVVRTETLNVRKGPSVEESKIEILDKGTVVEILEKNKEWNKIKIEENEGWIHSDYTSNEKATVTVDKLNVRKGPSIKDSKIEFLSKGTDVEILEVEDDWYNVKYDDKKTGWVNEEYVLTETQVRQLEKETSVAKKSVDQNNNTVVSNNTVNNNELSSNDSKNNNEEEKANFSNNNTGRLMTVNASAYSGHTITATGTTPRWGTIAVDPSVIPYGTRVYIPKFDMVFIAEDCGGAIKGNKIDIFMNSESDCNSFGRQNIEIQILG; translated from the coding sequence ATGAGGAAAAATAAAAATATCAAAACATCATTAATATTAACCATAGGTTTAGCCGTTGGAGGATTATATACTTCAACACATACTGTACACGCTGTAGAAAGAGAAGTAGTAAGAACGGAAACATTAAACGTAAGAAAAGGACCATCTGTAGAAGAATCTAAAATAGAAATTTTAGATAAAGGTACTGTTGTTGAGATATTAGAAAAAAACAAGGAATGGAATAAAATTAAGATTGAAGAAAATGAAGGATGGATACATTCAGATTATACTAGTAATGAAAAAGCTACAGTAACTGTAGATAAATTAAATGTAAGAAAAGGACCATCTATAAAAGATTCTAAAATAGAATTTTTAAGTAAAGGAACGGATGTTGAAATTTTAGAAGTAGAAGATGATTGGTACAACGTTAAATATGACGACAAAAAAACTGGTTGGGTAAATGAAGAGTATGTATTAACAGAAACTCAAGTTAGGCAATTAGAAAAAGAGACTTCAGTTGCTAAAAAATCTGTTGATCAAAATAATAACACAGTGGTATCAAATAATACTGTAAATAACAATGAATTATCATCAAATGATTCTAAAAATAATAATGAAGAAGAAAAAGCTAATTTTTCTAATAACAACACTGGACGTTTAATGACAGTAAATGCAAGCGCATATTCAGGTCATACTATAACAGCTACAGGAACTACTCCTAGATGGGGAACTATAGCAGTAGACCCTTCAGTAATTCCATACGGAACAAGAGTATATATACCTAAATTTGATATGGTATTTATAGCAGAAGACTGTGGTGGAGCTATAAAAGGTAATAAAATAGATATATTTATGAATAGCGAATCAGATTGCAATAGCTTTGGAAGACAAAATATAGAAATACAAATATTAGGATAA
- a CDS encoding pentapeptide repeat-containing protein has translation MNNKSSKEIGLKYNKAKKMDKNFMYQDLKRSNCYNTDFSNSNFNFTSLRGAHFKSCNFYGCTFKSSEIIGANLKRSKFKNAKFENTIFEGVNLEEVDFTGAKFKNVIFLNTDVTKAKNIDINSPQIKVFEEMPAIEISERLENAVKSAMENKYVKKSRTLDTKDGGINSVSIMILLESFKEKQLIDGLMLIGERIDKEFCTLSYIIKNLEVYKSQGLL, from the coding sequence ATGAACAATAAATCAAGTAAAGAAATAGGATTAAAATACAATAAAGCAAAAAAAATGGATAAAAATTTTATGTATCAAGATTTAAAAAGAAGCAACTGTTACAACACTGATTTTTCGAACTCAAATTTTAATTTTACAAGTTTAAGAGGTGCTCATTTTAAATCTTGTAACTTTTATGGATGTACTTTTAAATCATCAGAAATCATAGGAGCTAACTTAAAAAGAAGTAAATTTAAGAATGCAAAATTTGAAAATACTATATTTGAAGGTGTTAATTTAGAAGAAGTAGATTTTACTGGTGCTAAATTTAAAAATGTAATTTTCTTAAATACAGATGTAACTAAAGCTAAAAACATTGATATAAACTCACCTCAAATAAAAGTATTTGAAGAAATGCCTGCTATAGAGATAAGTGAAAGATTAGAAAATGCTGTAAAATCAGCAATGGAAAATAAATATGTTAAAAAATCAAGAACATTAGATACTAAAGATGGTGGAATTAATTCTGTAAGTATAATGATACTTTTAGAAAGCTTTAAAGAAAAGCAATTAATAGATGGATTGATGTTAATTGGAGAAAGAATAGACAAGGAATTTTGTACACTAAGCTATATAATAAAAAATTTAGAAGTATATAAATCTCAAGGTCTTTTATAA
- a CDS encoding D-alanyl-D-alanine carboxypeptidase family protein, whose translation MKKTKFFKALILTLLITISTSVTSVANAQNNIGQIQGIIAESAIVMDMDTGEIIASKNADKQRPVASTIKLLTSLIFAENTSKSEQIAFTEDALKTTQTALNNFKKINVGDKISSNDIMKAVMIFSANDAAYLMADSVSGNTKDFVKMMNDKAKSLGLENTHIVNPCGLEKDALNPQSTEVNLSTAYDIAIIASEAYKNEWIRDIISEKYKKTSVNLSGSPVLIETRNKILGQDGNIGGKTGNEIQAGRCFVGFFERNGRKLVTVALKSEYGSDDTNVFNDTKKIADYGYAAKKQVFKKDGEKVGTVDLEYKAFGLFGPKKSIEAPIITSNDIMYYKNDINDKNAKVEYNSKDKNAWKLSNKKVDLTFSLPNYKSRVPGKIDSSVFDLIKDNIGLYATTIVGTILSLGAIAYSVKFINRKKRSKRRNKNIYKRR comes from the coding sequence ATGAAAAAAACGAAGTTTTTTAAAGCGTTAATTCTTACACTTCTAATAACGATATCAACATCTGTTACTAGTGTAGCAAATGCACAAAATAATATAGGACAAATTCAAGGAATAATTGCAGAATCAGCAATAGTTATGGATATGGATACTGGTGAAATTATTGCATCAAAAAATGCTGATAAACAAAGACCTGTAGCTAGTACGATTAAATTGTTAACATCACTAATCTTTGCTGAGAATACTTCAAAATCAGAGCAAATTGCGTTTACTGAAGATGCACTTAAAACTACTCAAACAGCATTAAATAATTTCAAAAAAATTAATGTTGGCGATAAAATATCAAGTAATGATATTATGAAAGCCGTTATGATTTTCTCTGCTAATGATGCAGCATATCTAATGGCAGACTCTGTATCTGGAAATACTAAAGACTTTGTAAAGATGATGAATGATAAAGCTAAATCTCTCGGATTAGAAAATACACATATAGTAAATCCTTGTGGATTAGAAAAAGATGCTCTAAACCCACAAAGTACAGAAGTCAATTTATCAACAGCATATGATATAGCAATAATTGCAAGTGAAGCTTATAAAAATGAGTGGATAAGAGATATAATTTCAGAAAAGTATAAAAAAACATCAGTTAATTTATCTGGATCACCTGTTCTTATTGAAACAAGAAATAAAATTCTTGGACAAGATGGTAATATAGGTGGGAAAACAGGAAATGAAATTCAAGCAGGTCGTTGTTTTGTAGGATTCTTTGAAAGAAATGGTAGAAAATTAGTTACTGTAGCTCTTAAGTCTGAGTATGGATCAGACGACACAAATGTATTTAATGACACAAAAAAAATTGCAGATTATGGCTATGCTGCTAAAAAGCAAGTATTTAAAAAAGATGGAGAAAAGGTTGGTACAGTAGACTTAGAATATAAAGCATTTGGACTTTTTGGACCTAAGAAAAGTATAGAAGCTCCTATTATAACATCAAATGATATAATGTATTATAAAAATGATATTAACGATAAAAATGCAAAAGTAGAATACAATAGTAAAGATAAAAATGCATGGAAATTATCAAATAAAAAAGTAGACTTAACATTTTCATTGCCAAATTATAAATCAAGAGTGCCTGGAAAGATAGATTCATCAGTATTTGATTTAATTAAAGATAATATAGGACTTTATGCTACTACTATTGTGGGAACTATTTTATCATTGGGAGCAATAGCCTATAGTGTTAAATTTATTAATAGAAAAAAAAGATCGAAGAGAAGAAATAAAAATATATATAAAAGAAGATAA